In the Actinomycetota bacterium genome, GTAGGTGCCCGGGTACTCGCCGAACGGCGCCTCGGGCTCGCGCTCGGTGGGGTCGATCTCGCACTCCAGGACGATCTCCGCCCAGGCCGGCACCTCCAGGTCGATGGTCTCGCAGCGCACCAGCTGCAGGGGCTCGCCCAGCATGGCCCCGGCGATGGTGAACTCGTCCACGTCGATGCCGGTGAAGCTCAGGCAGCCGAGCTCGACCGCCGGATGGACCCCGGTGAACACGGCCATGGGCGTCGGCTGCCCGCGCTTGATGTTCTTGCGCATGATGTAGTGGCCGTGGGCGGTCTCGGAGATCTGGATGCCGAACTTGTTGCGGCTCTTGACCTGGAGCCGGTAGATGCCGACGTTGGCGACCCCGGTGTCGGGGTCCTTCATGGTGTCGTAGCCGAGGGTGATGTAGCGGCCCTGGAAGGCCTCGAAGCCGGGGTCGACCTGGCCGGAGTCCAGCTCGTGGTACTTGAGGGTCGGGAGCTTGGTGACGTCGACGTCGTCCCCGGTGAGGATGACCTCCTTGACCGGTCCGGTGTCGACGACCTCGGGCGGGATCGGCCGGTCCTCCCGCTTCATGTACTCGAGCACGAAGTCGCGCGGGGTGGCGTCGATCGGCAGGCCGATGGCCATGGCCAGGCGCGGGAAGCTGGCGTGCAGGTTGGTCACGCAGGGCAGGGACGAGCCCTTGATGTTCTCGAAGATGACCAGCGGGAAGCGGCGCTCCTGCTCCAGGCGCCACAGGATGGCGGTGGCCTCGTAGACGGGATCCACCTCGCGCTTGACGCGCAGCACCTCCTCGGGGTGGTGCTGCTCGAGGAAGTCGATGAACGACTGGAGATCTTGCGCCATCGGGCCTCCCGCAGGGAGATATCTTAACGTCGTGGTAGTTTCGCACCTGGCGTTCCGTCGGTGCAAGGGAGGTGACATGCGGTTCTCGCGGGCGGCCGCGTCGCTGCCGCCCTCCGGCATCCGGGAGCTCATGGAGCTGGCCTGGGCGGCCGGGGACGTGATCCACCTGGAGGTCGGGGAGCCCAGCTTCGCCACGCCCCGGCACGTGGTCGAGGCCGCCGACCGCGCCGCCCGGGACGGCTGGACCCGCTACGTGCAGAGCGCCGGGGTGCCGGCCCTGCGTGACGCGGTCGCGGCCAAGGTTCGCCGGCTGAACGGCTATTCGGTCGAGCCGGACCAGGTGATCGTCACCGCGGGCGGGATCGAGGCGATCTACCTGGCCATGCTCGGGGTGCTGGAGCCGGGCGACGAGGTGCTGCTGCCCGACCCGGGCTGGCCCAACTTCCGGATGATGGCGCGGCTGGTCCACGCGGCCGAGCGGCTGTACCCGCTCCGCCCCGAGCTGGGCTTCCTGCCCGCCGCCGAGGACCTGGAGCGGGCCGTCGGGCCACGCACCAGGGCGATCGTGCTGAACTCACCGTCGAACCCGCTGGGCACGATCATCCCCCCCGACCGCCTGCGCGAACTTCTCGACCTCGCCGCCGAGCATGACCTCTGGCTGATCTCCGACGAGTGCTACGACGCCATCACCTTCGATGGCAGCTTCGCCAGCCCGGCCGCCCTCGGCCACCCGGACCGGGTCATCTCCTGCTACAGCTTCTCCAAGACCTACGCGATGACCGGCTGGCGGGTCGGCTACCTGGTCGTCCCGGCCGGGGTGCCGTCCCCGCTCGGCCGGCTCCAGCAGGCGCTGCTGTCATGTGTCAACGCGCCGGCCCAGCTGGCGGCGCTGGCCGCCCTCACCGGGCCCCAGGAGCAGGTCGCCCGGATGCGCGACGCCTACCGAGAGCGGCGCGACCGGCTGGTGGCGCTGCTGGAGCAGCTGGGCGTGGCCTGCCACCGGCCGGCCGGCGCCTTCTACGCCTGGGTCG is a window encoding:
- a CDS encoding UbiD family decarboxylase; translation: MAQDLQSFIDFLEQHHPEEVLRVKREVDPVYEATAILWRLEQERRFPLVIFENIKGSSLPCVTNLHASFPRLAMAIGLPIDATPRDFVLEYMKREDRPIPPEVVDTGPVKEVILTGDDVDVTKLPTLKYHELDSGQVDPGFEAFQGRYITLGYDTMKDPDTGVANVGIYRLQVKSRNKFGIQISETAHGHYIMRKNIKRGQPTPMAVFTGVHPAVELGCLSFTGIDVDEFTIAGAMLGEPLQLVRCETIDLEVPAWAEIVLECEIDPTEREPEAPFGEYPGTYGPERNNPVVHVKAVTMRRNAHYHSSFVGHRDNLLLSGVTRNSQIYKTCRIASGGVKAVYVPPSGRSRYICYVQMEKLIEGDPKNAAMAAFTADPFLKYVVVVDDDVDITNDADVWHAIATRVRFDTDAFVVSHARGSPLDPASYDPAGGSHLVTKVGIDATRKANYPQEISTPGVDRVDLDEVFGDLWQRTRRD
- a CDS encoding pyridoxal phosphate-dependent aminotransferase; amino-acid sequence: MRFSRAAASLPPSGIRELMELAWAAGDVIHLEVGEPSFATPRHVVEAADRAARDGWTRYVQSAGVPALRDAVAAKVRRLNGYSVEPDQVIVTAGGIEAIYLAMLGVLEPGDEVLLPDPGWPNFRMMARLVHAAERLYPLRPELGFLPAAEDLERAVGPRTRAIVLNSPSNPLGTIIPPDRLRELLDLAAEHDLWLISDECYDAITFDGSFASPAALGHPDRVISCYSFSKTYAMTGWRVGYLVVPAGVPSPLGRLQQALLSCVNAPAQLAALAALTGPQEQVARMRDAYRERRDRLVALLEQLGVACHRPAGAFYAWVDVADRAPSARQFALELLRHQRVAVAPGTAFGPAGEGWVRLSLAAETDALLEGARRLAGFSLS